Proteins encoded within one genomic window of Bacillus sp. F19:
- a CDS encoding NAD kinase, whose protein sequence is MTDNRRNVYFYYKKEDELVHKVKGLTSLAEEQGFNVVTDSKQANIIVSIGGDGTFLQAVRKTNFRDDCLYVGMSVKGTVSLYCDFKIEETDKIIEAMKEAQIEVRRYPILDVTIDGHTTFQCLNECSIRSGIIKTFVIDVFIDDLHFETFRGDGMIISTPTGSTAYNKSVQGAVVDPLLPCLQVSELASLNNNKYRTLGSPFILSADRKLTLKIVQDGNDHPVIGMDNDALSIRHVEKIELSLSHSIIKTVKLKDNSFWEKVKRTFL, encoded by the coding sequence ATGACAGATAATCGCCGCAACGTTTATTTTTATTACAAAAAAGAGGACGAACTCGTACATAAAGTGAAAGGGCTTACCTCTCTTGCTGAAGAACAGGGTTTTAACGTTGTAACGGATTCAAAACAGGCAAATATAATCGTAAGCATAGGCGGTGACGGCACGTTTCTTCAGGCTGTAAGAAAAACGAATTTCAGAGATGACTGTCTGTATGTAGGTATGTCAGTTAAAGGAACGGTAAGCCTATACTGTGACTTTAAAATCGAAGAAACAGATAAAATCATTGAAGCAATGAAAGAAGCGCAAATCGAAGTAAGACGCTATCCGATTCTCGATGTTACAATTGACGGCCATACGACCTTTCAGTGTCTGAATGAATGCTCCATTCGCTCTGGCATTATCAAAACGTTTGTCATTGATGTTTTCATTGACGACCTTCATTTTGAAACATTCAGAGGAGACGGCATGATTATTTCCACGCCAACAGGAAGCACCGCCTACAATAAATCTGTACAGGGTGCTGTAGTGGATCCGCTCCTTCCATGTCTTCAAGTAAGTGAGCTTGCGTCACTTAATAACAATAAATACCGAACACTCGGATCTCCATTCATCTTAAGCGCAGACAGAAAATTGACTCTGAAAATTGTCCAGGATGGTAATGACCATCCCGTAATCGGCATGGATAATGACGCACTAAGCATCCGCCACGTCGAAAAAATTGAACTGTCACTAAGTCACTCAATAATTAAAACGGTAAAACTAAAAGATAATTCATTCTGGGAAAAAGTGAAGCGGACGTTTTTATAA
- a CDS encoding acyl--CoA ligase, giving the protein MLRDELIAPENYNLVEEVEKHAKDADRIALKWENEKGDKEELTYEQLLDKANRIGSALLNKGLMQGDKILVIIPRFPEAYAAYLGALKAGFVVIPSSEMLRTKDLQYRVTHGDVKAIISYTDFTEECKGINEFDSLLKFSIGGKAEGWYSLEDEAAKESGELKLAETKRDSHAFLSYTSGTTGNPKGVVHTHGWAFAHLKTAAANWLSIEENDVVWATAGPGWQKWIWSPFLSVLGSGATGLVYNGRFEPKKYLQLLQDYNVNVLCCTPTEYRLMAKVDNLKEYSLPSLHSAVSAGEPLNREVINTFRNYFNIEVRDGYGQTENTLLVGVMKGMEVKPGSMGKPTPGNKVEIIDDEGNICKVGDVGDIAVHVDTPALFKEYYKDAERTAMQFRGSFYITGDRARKDEDGYFWFEGRRDDIIISSGYTIGPFEVEDALVKHPFVKECAVVASPDELRGSIVKAYVVLQDDVDESSPELIPVLQDHVKELTAPYKYPRKIEFVSELPKTTSGKIRRIELRQKELAEA; this is encoded by the coding sequence ATGCTGAGAGATGAGCTAATTGCGCCAGAAAACTATAACCTAGTAGAAGAAGTAGAAAAGCATGCAAAAGATGCAGACCGGATCGCATTGAAGTGGGAGAATGAAAAAGGCGATAAAGAAGAGCTTACATACGAACAGCTTCTTGATAAAGCAAACAGAATTGGAAGCGCTTTATTAAATAAAGGTCTAATGCAGGGAGATAAAATTCTTGTCATCATTCCCCGTTTTCCTGAAGCCTATGCAGCGTACTTAGGGGCATTAAAGGCTGGCTTTGTTGTCATCCCAAGCTCGGAAATGCTGCGCACTAAAGATCTTCAATATCGTGTGACCCACGGAGATGTGAAAGCCATCATCTCTTATACGGATTTCACAGAGGAATGCAAAGGAATAAATGAATTTGATTCCCTTCTTAAATTTTCAATTGGAGGAAAAGCTGAAGGCTGGTACTCTCTTGAAGATGAAGCAGCGAAGGAATCAGGGGAGCTAAAGCTTGCTGAGACCAAAAGGGACAGTCATGCCTTTTTATCCTACACGTCAGGCACCACAGGCAATCCCAAAGGGGTCGTACATACACACGGCTGGGCTTTTGCTCATTTAAAAACAGCAGCTGCGAATTGGCTGAGCATTGAAGAAAATGATGTGGTATGGGCAACGGCAGGACCGGGCTGGCAAAAATGGATCTGGAGTCCCTTCTTATCGGTGCTTGGATCAGGTGCAACAGGACTTGTCTATAATGGGCGGTTTGAGCCTAAGAAATATCTTCAGCTGCTGCAGGATTATAACGTTAACGTATTATGCTGCACACCGACTGAATATCGTCTGATGGCTAAGGTAGACAATTTAAAAGAATACTCTCTTCCTTCTCTGCACAGTGCTGTTTCAGCTGGTGAGCCTTTAAACAGGGAAGTTATTAATACATTTAGAAATTACTTTAACATCGAAGTGCGTGATGGATACGGACAGACGGAAAATACCCTGCTTGTCGGTGTGATGAAGGGCATGGAAGTAAAGCCAGGCTCAATGGGCAAGCCTACTCCTGGAAATAAGGTCGAAATCATTGATGATGAAGGAAACATCTGCAAAGTTGGAGATGTAGGCGATATTGCGGTCCATGTTGATACACCAGCTTTATTTAAAGAATATTATAAAGACGCCGAGCGCACGGCTATGCAATTTAGAGGCAGCTTTTATATTACCGGGGATAGAGCAAGAAAAGATGAAGACGGCTATTTCTGGTTTGAGGGAAGACGGGATGATATCATCATCAGTTCAGGATATACAATTGGGCCGTTTGAGGTTGAAGACGCACTCGTCAAACATCCTTTTGTAAAAGAGTGCGCTGTTGTCGCAAGTCCGGATGAGCTTCGCGGGAGCATCGTAAAAGCGTATGTTGTCCTGCAGGATGATGTGGATGAGAGCTCGCCGGAACTTATACCTGTATTGCAGGATCATGTGAAAGAGCTGACAGCCCCTTATAAATACCCACGCAAAATTGAATTTGTTTCTGAATTGCCTAAAACGACTTCCGGCAAAATCAGAAGAATTGAATTAAGGCAGAAGGAGCTTGCAGAAGCATAA
- a CDS encoding amidohydrolase → MGTLWFGGTIYTLIEENDTAEAVYVENGLVVAAGDEEKLRTDYPCTDEINLEGSIMIPGFTDSHMHLMGHGEKLIRLDFTGMTSSDQVIQSLRERAEGLEPGTWIVGEGWNENQFEDKKIIHRRELDEVTCSHPLMLKRICHHAVIVNTKAMKLAGITPATPDPEGGVIVKDPDGNPTGYLLDQAQELVFQAQPQVSDAYLKEALMKSIEDCHKKGLVGGHTEDLAYYGSLENTLMAYDEVMNHEKKKFRAHLLIHHLVADEFKQKERNLGPFIEFGAMKLFADGALGGRTALLSGPYYDDPETNGVSIHSDENLKRLIQTARNYKMEAAIHTIGDLAFEKALDAIEAYPPVKKNQHDRLIHAQILRRDLIERAKKLPILLDIQPRFVSSDFPWVIDRIGEDRMKDCYAWKTLISEGLKCAGGSDAPIEPIDPLLGIYSAVKRESIYDQQVYMPEEKLSVYEAVELYTKGSAYAIHHENDRGCIAKGFSADFTVLNRDIFKDDALLETEVVMTVVDNTIVYKRERHAN, encoded by the coding sequence GTGGGCACGCTTTGGTTTGGCGGAACAATTTATACTTTAATAGAAGAAAACGATACGGCTGAAGCGGTCTATGTTGAAAATGGCCTTGTAGTGGCTGCCGGGGATGAGGAAAAACTCCGGACTGATTACCCGTGCACGGATGAAATAAATCTTGAAGGCAGCATCATGATTCCGGGATTTACAGACAGCCATATGCATTTAATGGGTCATGGTGAAAAACTGATCCGCTTGGATTTTACTGGCATGACTTCATCTGATCAGGTCATTCAGAGTCTTCGCGAGAGGGCAGAAGGACTTGAGCCGGGAACGTGGATTGTTGGTGAAGGGTGGAATGAAAATCAGTTTGAGGATAAAAAGATTATTCATCGCAGAGAGCTTGATGAAGTAACTTGCTCTCACCCTTTGATGCTGAAACGAATTTGCCATCATGCAGTCATCGTTAATACCAAAGCAATGAAACTTGCCGGAATAACTCCTGCTACCCCAGACCCTGAAGGCGGAGTTATCGTAAAAGATCCTGACGGAAATCCGACAGGCTACTTGCTTGATCAGGCTCAAGAACTTGTTTTTCAGGCGCAGCCTCAAGTATCTGATGCTTACTTAAAAGAAGCATTGATGAAATCGATAGAGGATTGCCACAAAAAAGGTCTTGTAGGCGGACATACAGAGGATTTGGCCTATTATGGAAGCCTTGAAAATACATTGATGGCGTATGATGAAGTCATGAATCATGAAAAAAAGAAATTCAGAGCTCATTTGCTTATCCATCATTTAGTGGCAGATGAATTTAAGCAAAAGGAAAGAAATCTTGGGCCATTTATTGAATTTGGGGCAATGAAGCTCTTTGCAGACGGTGCTCTTGGAGGGCGAACAGCTCTATTAAGCGGTCCGTACTACGATGATCCTGAAACAAACGGAGTGAGCATTCATTCTGATGAAAACCTGAAACGTCTGATTCAAACAGCAAGAAACTACAAAATGGAAGCGGCTATTCATACGATTGGCGATTTAGCTTTCGAAAAGGCTCTTGATGCCATTGAAGCATATCCTCCTGTGAAAAAGAATCAGCATGACCGGCTCATACATGCCCAAATCTTAAGAAGAGACTTAATTGAAAGAGCCAAAAAACTGCCGATTCTATTGGATATTCAGCCTCGATTCGTCTCAAGTGATTTTCCATGGGTGATTGACAGAATTGGTGAGGATAGAATGAAGGATTGCTACGCTTGGAAAACGCTGATATCAGAAGGATTGAAATGTGCAGGAGGTTCAGATGCCCCTATTGAGCCAATTGATCCTCTTCTCGGAATTTATTCTGCAGTCAAGCGAGAAAGCATTTACGATCAACAAGTATATATGCCTGAAGAGAAGCTTTCTGTGTATGAAGCGGTAGAGCTTTACACAAAAGGCAGCGCTTATGCCATACATCACGAAAATGACCGTGGATGTATTGCAAAGGGATTTTCAGCTGACTTCACTGTGCTGAACCGGGATATTTTTAAAGATGACGCATTGCTCGAAACAGAAGTGGTTATGACGGTTGTAGACAATACCATTGTATATAAAAGAGAAAGACATGCAAATTAA
- a CDS encoding cysteine desulfurase: MIYLDNSATTKPYEEVLHAFAHVATRYFANPSSLHGLGAEAENLLAQARKQMAGLLGADEQEIIFTSGGTEGNNLAIKGTALSLKKKGNHIITTQIEHPSVIESCRQLQKLFDFDVTYLPVNEEGIVEVEDIKKNIRKETILVSIMHVNNETGSIQPIEEISVLLHDFPDIYFHVDHVQGAAKVPLSLKGIDLCTISGHKFHALNGCGVLYARKGMKFEPLLSGGAQEKQARSGTESIALAVSMAKALRMSMEKNEKCIENLQTMKTILIQKLNKIEGIAVNTSANKSAPHIINFSAPGIQAEVLLHMLEQSGIFVSTTSACSSKRKKSSTVLLAMGKGEAVASSSIRISLSYENTNEELEEFMDALMKSLEKLTKLTR, encoded by the coding sequence TTGATTTATCTTGATAATAGTGCAACCACAAAACCATATGAAGAAGTATTGCATGCTTTTGCACATGTTGCAACCCGTTATTTTGCCAATCCTTCCTCGCTGCACGGTCTCGGTGCAGAAGCAGAAAATCTATTAGCACAGGCAAGAAAACAAATGGCTGGTCTTTTAGGAGCAGATGAACAAGAGATTATTTTTACATCCGGGGGCACTGAAGGAAATAATTTAGCTATAAAAGGGACGGCACTTTCTTTAAAAAAGAAAGGGAACCATATTATCACCACACAAATTGAACACCCTTCTGTCATTGAAAGCTGCAGACAGCTGCAAAAGCTATTTGACTTTGACGTAACGTATCTGCCTGTAAATGAAGAAGGAATTGTTGAAGTAGAAGATATTAAGAAAAACATCAGAAAAGAAACCATTTTAGTATCAATCATGCATGTAAATAATGAAACAGGATCGATTCAGCCAATAGAAGAAATCAGCGTGCTGCTGCATGATTTTCCGGACATTTATTTTCACGTTGATCATGTACAGGGAGCGGCTAAAGTTCCTCTTTCACTTAAAGGGATTGATTTATGTACCATATCAGGCCACAAATTTCATGCACTTAATGGCTGCGGAGTTTTGTATGCCCGAAAAGGAATGAAATTCGAGCCCCTTTTGTCGGGAGGGGCACAGGAGAAGCAGGCCCGTTCAGGCACGGAGAGCATCGCACTTGCGGTATCAATGGCAAAAGCATTAAGAATGTCCATGGAAAAAAATGAAAAATGTATAGAGAATTTGCAAACGATGAAAACGATTCTGATCCAAAAATTAAATAAAATAGAAGGTATTGCCGTAAATACATCTGCGAATAAGTCTGCACCCCATATTATTAATTTTTCTGCACCAGGTATTCAGGCAGAAGTGCTTTTACATATGCTTGAACAATCCGGAATCTTTGTCTCGACAACCTCTGCATGTTCGTCGAAAAGGAAAAAAAGCAGCACAGTACTGCTCGCTATGGGAAAAGGAGAAGCTGTCGCATCAAGTTCGATCCGAATCAGTCTTTCTTATGAAAATACAAATGAAGAGCTGGAAGAATTTATGGATGCACTTATGAAATCTCTTGAAAAATTAACGAAATTAACGAGGTAG
- a CDS encoding alpha/beta-type small acid-soluble spore protein: MANNNSSNQLVVPGAQQAIDQMKYEIATEFGVNLGAETTSRANGSVGGEITKRLVSFAQQNMSGFSK; this comes from the coding sequence ATGGCAAACAACAATAGCTCAAACCAATTAGTAGTACCAGGTGCACAACAAGCGATCGACCAAATGAAATACGAAATCGCAACTGAGTTCGGAGTGAACTTAGGAGCTGAAACAACTTCTCGTGCTAACGGTTCTGTAGGTGGAGAGATCACTAAACGTTTAGTATCTTTCGCTCAACAAAACATGAGTGGTTTTTCAAAATAA
- the thiI gene encoding tRNA 4-thiouridine(8) synthase ThiI — MNYDHILIRYGEISTKGKNRKRFIDQLKENIKLVLHEFPALGYSSNRDRMYIRLHGENHEPILEKLKNVFGIHSFSLALKTKNELEAIKNGALELMSEQYKPGDSFKISAKRADKSFPLLTNEINHAIGSHILQNSEGLTVDVHEPDIDLRVEVREEAAYLTCKDYQGAGGLPAGASGKAVLMLSGGIDSPVAGFFAMKRGMDVEAVHFFSPPYTSERAKQKVIDLARKLTSFSGKIKLYIVPFTEIQETIQKQVPESYNMTSTRRMMLKIADRIREKQGGLAIITGESLGQVASQTLESMFAINEVTSTPIIRPLITYDKTDIITIAKQIGTHDTSILPYEDCCTIFTPASPTTKPKLEKAQRFESFLDFEPLIDKAVEDTDVIVISSAEDKELKRLF; from the coding sequence ATGAATTATGATCATATTTTAATTCGATATGGAGAAATTTCTACAAAAGGAAAAAATCGAAAACGGTTTATCGATCAATTAAAAGAAAATATAAAACTGGTATTGCATGAGTTTCCGGCCTTAGGCTACAGCAGCAACAGGGACCGTATGTATATCAGGCTTCACGGTGAAAATCACGAACCGATTCTTGAAAAACTGAAAAATGTTTTCGGCATACATTCTTTTAGTTTAGCTTTAAAAACAAAAAATGAGCTTGAGGCTATTAAAAATGGAGCACTTGAGCTGATGTCTGAGCAATATAAACCTGGAGATTCCTTTAAAATATCTGCAAAAAGAGCGGATAAATCATTTCCGCTTCTTACAAATGAAATTAATCACGCAATCGGCAGCCACATTCTGCAAAATTCGGAAGGCTTAACAGTGGATGTGCATGAGCCTGATATTGATTTAAGAGTTGAAGTCCGTGAGGAAGCTGCCTATTTGACCTGTAAAGATTATCAGGGAGCGGGCGGTCTCCCTGCAGGGGCAAGCGGAAAAGCGGTATTAATGCTCTCAGGAGGGATTGACAGTCCCGTTGCAGGCTTCTTTGCAATGAAACGCGGTATGGATGTTGAAGCGGTTCACTTCTTCAGTCCTCCATATACGAGTGAACGTGCCAAGCAAAAGGTGATTGACCTGGCAAGAAAGCTTACATCTTTTAGCGGGAAAATCAAGCTTTATATTGTGCCGTTTACTGAAATACAGGAAACGATACAAAAGCAAGTGCCTGAAAGCTATAACATGACATCTACACGGCGGATGATGCTTAAAATAGCTGACAGAATCCGCGAAAAACAGGGCGGGTTAGCTATAATTACCGGAGAAAGCCTTGGACAAGTTGCAAGCCAAACGTTAGAAAGCATGTTTGCTATAAATGAGGTGACGAGCACGCCGATTATCCGTCCGCTGATTACTTATGATAAAACGGATATCATAACTATAGCAAAGCAAATTGGAACACATGATACCTCCATTTTGCCTTACGAAGACTGCTGCACCATCTTTACACCGGCGTCGCCAACTACAAAACCAAAACTTGAAAAAGCACAAAGGTTCGAAAGTTTCCTGGATTTTGAACCGCTGATTGATAAAGCTGTTGAAGATACGGATGTAATCGTCATTTCGTCTGCTGAAGATAAAGAATTAAAAAGGTTATTTTAG
- the sppA gene encoding signal peptide peptidase SppA, whose protein sequence is MNGKRWGALVIAAVLFGISVVVSLTNMALANSNAFTNALTANEEFTETVLEPGNESKKIVVLEVNGVIQDTGENVTSFFETAGYQHQQFLDMIDAAAEDKSVRGIMLKVNSPGGGVVESAEIHKHLIDAKEKHKKSIYVSMGTTAASGGYYISAPADKIYAAPDTMTGSLGVIMQGINYSGLAEKYGVKFETVKSGEFKDIMSPAREMTPEDREILQTMVDNAYQGFVDVIADGRGLSEGEVRKLADGRIYDGRQAKELNLIDELGFSDDALKGMKKDLKLEGAHVIEYKTSAGLDSLLALGANKVFSEEFELMGLYHFFSQSNSPRMMYLYSE, encoded by the coding sequence ATGAATGGAAAACGATGGGGGGCTCTTGTCATTGCTGCTGTCCTGTTTGGTATTTCAGTAGTAGTCAGCTTAACCAATATGGCTTTGGCAAACAGCAATGCTTTTACAAATGCCCTCACTGCGAATGAAGAGTTTACAGAAACGGTTTTGGAACCCGGAAATGAATCTAAAAAAATTGTTGTCCTTGAAGTAAACGGAGTCATTCAGGATACAGGCGAAAATGTCACTTCATTTTTTGAAACGGCGGGTTATCAGCATCAGCAATTTTTAGATATGATTGATGCTGCTGCGGAAGATAAAAGTGTTCGCGGCATTATGCTGAAAGTGAATTCTCCTGGTGGAGGTGTCGTTGAAAGTGCAGAAATACATAAGCATTTAATCGATGCAAAAGAAAAACACAAGAAAAGTATCTATGTTTCTATGGGTACCACTGCTGCTTCTGGAGGATATTATATCTCAGCTCCAGCTGATAAAATCTATGCGGCGCCTGATACAATGACAGGCTCATTAGGAGTTATCATGCAGGGTATTAACTACAGCGGTCTTGCAGAGAAGTACGGCGTGAAATTTGAAACGGTGAAAAGCGGAGAGTTTAAAGACATTATGTCTCCTGCACGTGAAATGACGCCAGAAGACAGAGAAATTCTGCAGACGATGGTTGATAATGCATATCAGGGCTTTGTTGATGTGATCGCCGACGGACGCGGTTTGTCTGAAGGGGAAGTGCGCAAACTTGCTGATGGACGAATTTATGATGGACGTCAGGCTAAGGAATTAAACTTAATTGATGAACTTGGTTTTTCCGATGATGCACTTAAAGGTATGAAAAAAGATCTGAAGTTAGAAGGCGCTCACGTTATTGAATATAAAACAAGTGCAGGCCTCGATTCATTGCTTGCACTTGGCGCCAATAAAGTGTTCAGCGAGGAATTTGAGCTGATGGGATTATACCACTTTTTCTCACAATCTAATTCACCGCGGATGATGTACCTGTATTCAGAATAA
- the ytfJ gene encoding GerW family sporulation protein, whose product MSDHPIQGLMKTAMENLKQMIDVNTIVGDPVETPDGSVILTVSKVGFGFAAGGSEFNASGSEEKKHNGTGTGTGTGGSAGGQKLPFGGGSGGGVSITPIAFLIVGTNGVKMLHLDESTHLYEKILDTAPQAVEKIQGIFKKNRSDQNQSGDQQQQKEDFDI is encoded by the coding sequence ATGAGTGATCATCCGATTCAAGGACTTATGAAAACAGCTATGGAAAATCTGAAACAAATGATTGATGTGAACACGATCGTTGGTGATCCTGTAGAAACACCTGATGGCAGCGTCATTTTAACAGTTTCAAAGGTTGGCTTTGGTTTTGCAGCTGGGGGAAGTGAATTTAACGCCTCAGGCAGCGAGGAAAAAAAGCATAATGGAACAGGAACAGGAACAGGAACAGGCGGGTCAGCGGGCGGTCAGAAATTACCTTTTGGCGGAGGAAGCGGCGGCGGTGTTTCCATCACTCCGATTGCTTTTTTAATTGTCGGCACAAATGGCGTAAAGATGCTGCATTTAGATGAAAGCACGCATTTATACGAAAAAATTCTGGATACTGCTCCTCAGGCAGTAGAGAAAATTCAGGGGATTTTCAAAAAAAATCGCAGTGATCAGAATCAATCAGGGGATCAGCAGCAGCAAAAAGAAGATTTTGATATTTAA
- the tpx gene encoding thiol peroxidase, giving the protein MASITFKQNPVTLIGNEVKVGDTAPNFTVLANDMSEVSLSDSKGQVRILSVVPSIDTGVCDAQTRRFNEEAAKLDNLKVLTVSVDLPFAQKRWCAANGIENVQTVSDHRDLSFGEAYGVHIQELRLLARAVFVVDSNDKVTYVEYVSEATDHPNYDAAIEAAKAAN; this is encoded by the coding sequence ATGGCATCTATTACATTTAAACAAAATCCGGTAACGCTTATTGGCAATGAGGTAAAGGTTGGGGACACGGCTCCGAATTTCACCGTGCTTGCAAATGATATGTCTGAAGTTTCATTATCTGATTCTAAAGGTCAAGTCCGTATTCTATCTGTTGTACCTTCCATTGATACGGGTGTATGTGATGCACAAACACGCCGTTTCAATGAAGAAGCAGCTAAATTGGATAACTTAAAAGTATTAACTGTCAGTGTAGACCTTCCTTTTGCACAAAAGCGCTGGTGTGCAGCTAACGGCATTGAAAATGTCCAAACGGTTTCTGATCACCGCGATCTTTCTTTTGGCGAAGCGTACGGTGTACATATCCAGGAATTAAGACTGCTGGCCCGTGCTGTATTTGTTGTTGACAGCAATGATAAAGTGACATACGTTGAATACGTAAGTGAAGCAACAGATCACCCTAATTACGATGCTGCAATTGAGGCTGCTAAAGCTGCAAACTGA
- a CDS encoding RDD family protein: MDATYEEGHNHEQPLQRIEESHPVMNVHYAGFWLRFWAYLIDLIVIGSVNRIVFHPLFTWLELPISDNFIFSPIQICTAVSFYLYFVLMTKYLGQTLGKMVFGLKVISLKHEKLSWSTILFRELIGRFISKFTWIGYAVTAFTPKKQGVHDLFADTAVITDYMKKHEPAAE, encoded by the coding sequence ATGGATGCTACGTATGAAGAAGGACATAACCATGAGCAGCCTCTTCAGAGAATAGAAGAAAGCCATCCAGTAATGAATGTTCATTACGCAGGCTTCTGGCTCCGGTTTTGGGCATATTTAATTGATTTAATTGTCATTGGAAGCGTAAATCGCATCGTCTTTCATCCGTTGTTTACTTGGCTTGAGCTTCCGATATCAGACAACTTCATTTTCTCCCCCATCCAAATTTGTACGGCTGTCTCTTTCTACCTGTACTTTGTCTTGATGACAAAGTACTTGGGTCAGACATTGGGGAAAATGGTATTTGGGCTTAAGGTCATATCTCTTAAGCATGAAAAGCTGTCGTGGAGTACCATATTATTCAGAGAGCTGATCGGACGTTTTATTTCAAAATTCACATGGATCGGATATGCCGTCACTGCCTTTACGCCTAAAAAGCAGGGAGTACATGATCTCTTTGCAGATACAGCTGTTATAACGGATTATATGAAAAAACATGAACCTGCTGCCGAATAA
- a CDS encoding DUF2953 domain-containing protein — protein MKVLWIWIIACALFLFFLFLAFMKITVIFDLKHVGDDDEIKVKLKAVFGLLKYTIKIPLIKVDPNGPNLILKEEKKMGKASKQKGIDEKISPDDILTNIKDFKELTEHIVHLHAIIRKFLQHVQIVKFEWRSQLGTGDAATTGMLIGPGWTLKGAAVAIISTYMKLKSRPILSIEPNFYQMSSKTILSCMLHFRTGHAIVAGLRLLKYWRGGRPTIINQQLSFLSKEKKNKPA, from the coding sequence ATGAAGGTGTTATGGATCTGGATTATTGCATGTGCACTTTTTTTGTTCTTTCTTTTCCTTGCTTTTATGAAAATAACGGTTATTTTCGATTTAAAACATGTAGGTGACGATGATGAAATAAAAGTCAAGCTGAAAGCCGTATTCGGGCTGCTGAAGTATACCATCAAAATCCCTCTAATAAAAGTAGATCCCAATGGCCCAAATCTCATTTTAAAGGAAGAGAAAAAAATGGGTAAGGCGAGCAAGCAGAAAGGAATAGATGAGAAAATCTCTCCTGATGATATTTTGACGAATATAAAAGATTTTAAAGAACTGACTGAGCATATTGTTCATTTACATGCTATTATTCGAAAATTTTTACAGCATGTGCAAATTGTTAAATTTGAATGGCGCTCTCAGTTAGGAACCGGAGATGCTGCGACTACAGGGATGCTTATTGGTCCCGGCTGGACATTAAAAGGCGCTGCTGTTGCGATTATTAGTACTTATATGAAGCTGAAAAGCCGGCCAATCTTATCTATCGAACCGAATTTTTATCAAATGAGTTCAAAAACAATCCTTTCATGTATGCTTCACTTTCGAACAGGGCATGCTATAGTGGCGGGATTACGCTTGCTCAAATATTGGAGAGGCGGACGTCCAACCATTATTAATCAGCAACTTTCTTTTCTTTCTAAAGAAAAGAAAAATAAACCAGCTTAG